One genomic window of Notamacropus eugenii isolate mMacEug1 chromosome 6, mMacEug1.pri_v2, whole genome shotgun sequence includes the following:
- the SUCNR1 gene encoding succinate receptor 1: MDENKTCEKWLGAEAILEKDFLSTIYSIEFVVGILGNTAVVLGYLFCLKNWKSGNIYLFNLSLSDLAFLCTLPMLVRGYANEKWTYGNILCISNRYLLHANLYTSILFLTFISIDRYLLMRFPFREHFLQKKEVSILISVGIWICVTLELLPILLFIEPTTANNGTTCNDYASSGDPKHNLIYSVCLTMLGFLLPLFVMCFFYLKIVLFLKERSRQFTTSLPLEKPLNLVIMAVVIFSVLFTPYHIMRNVRIASRLEIWKQTKCTQVIINSFYILTRPLAFLNSVINPLFYFLMGDHFRDMMVNQMRVFFKFIRR; encoded by the exons ATG GATGAGAACAAAACTTGTGAGAAATGGCTAGGAGCAGAGGCAATTCTAGAAAAGGACTTTCTTTCTACCATCTATTCCATTGAGTTTGTGGTTGGCATCCTTGGGAACACAGCTGTTGTCTTGGGCTATCTCTTCTGtctgaaaaactggaaaagtgGCAACATTTACCTGtttaatctctccctttctgacCTTGCCTTCCTGTGTACACTCCCCATGTTGGTGAGAGGGTATGCTAATGAGAAATGGACATATGGCAATATCCTGTGCATAAGTAACAGGTACTTACTCCATGCCAACTTGTACACAAGCATCCTTTTCCTTACATTTATCAGTATTGACCGGTACCTGCTGATGAGATTTCCCTTCCGAGAACATTTTCTGCAAAAGAAAGAAGTCTCTATCTTGATCTCGGTGGGCATCTGGATTTGTGTCACCCTTGAGCTTCTACCAATCCTCCTTTTCATCGAACCAACCACAGCAAACAATGGCACTACCTGTAATGACTATGCGAGTTCTGGAGATCCCAAACACAATCTTATCTATAGCGTGTGTCTGACCATGCTAGGGTTCCTCCTCCCACTCTTTGTCATGTGTTTCTTTTACCTGAAAATTGTTCTTTTCCTAAAGGAGAGAAGCAGACAATTCACTACGTCACTTCCCCTTGAGAAGCCTCTCAACTTGGTCATCATGGCCGTGGTGATATTCTCAGTTCTCTTTACCCCCTACCACATCATGCGGAATGTGAGAATAGCTTCCCGCCTTGAGATCTGGAAGCAGACAAAATGCACACAGGTCATCATCAACTCATTCTATATTTTGACCCGACCTTTGGCCTTTCTAAACAGTGTAATCAACCCTCTTTTCTATTTCCTGATGGGGGATCACTTCAGGGATATGATGGTCAATCAAATGAGGGTCTTCTTCAAATTCATTAGAAGGTGA